One Ranitomeya variabilis isolate aRanVar5 chromosome 5, aRanVar5.hap1, whole genome shotgun sequence DNA window includes the following coding sequences:
- the LOC143774652 gene encoding olfactory receptor 5G26-like, with the protein MKIFDEQNQTTVNGFYLLGFQASYTLRIILVFLLFLVYCGTICGNLLIITLVSTSKNLHTPMYFFISQLSISDILLTTNIVPNTLHILLNNGGTITSIGCITQYCLYCSSEAFECFILTVMSYDRYVAICNPLHYTFIMTSEYCVKLSVICWLGGFSITLSDMLTTSTLNFCGPNILDHFFCDLIPLLDIACSNIFTVQLDIYLISIPLVIIPTIIIVISYGKIIFTILGIPSNTGRQKAFSTCSSHLIVVSLFYWTIFGVYIFPTKGQTLNISKMMSLLYTVFTPMINPIIYSLRNKDIWKALQLTKKKLGLAMSVVE; encoded by the exons ATGAAAATTTTTGAT GAACAAAATCAAACTACTGTGAATGGATTTTATCTTTTAGGATTTCAAGCTAGTTACACTTTAAGAATAATTCTTGTCTTCCTACTCTTTCTGGTTTACTGTGGGACAATATGTGGGAACCTCCTGATCATCACCCTGGTGTCCACCAGCAAGAACCTCCACACTCCAATGTACTTCTTCATCTCACAACTGTCCATCAGTGACATCTTGTTGACCACTAACATTGTCCCCAACACTCTTCACATCCTACTGAATAATGGAGGAACCATTACTTCTATTGGTTGCATTACTCAATATTGTTTGTACTGCTCCTCGGAAGCGTTTGAGTGTTTTATCCTCACGGTGATGTCTTATGACAGATACGTCGCCATTTGTAATCCTCTCCACTATACTTTCATCATGACAAGTGAATATTGTGTGAAACTCTCCGTTATATGCTGGTTGGGAGGTTTCTCCATTACACTGAGTGACATGTTAACAACTTCGACGCTAAACTTTTGTGGCCCTAATATCCTTGACCATTTCTTCTGTGATCTCATCCCATTGTTAGATATTGCCTGTTCTAATATCTTTACAGTTCAGCTAGATATCTATTTGATCAGCATTCCTTTAGTAATCATCCCAACCATTATCATTGTTATCTCTTATGGTAAAATCATTTTTACTATTTTAGGAATTCCATCTAATACCGGTAGACAGAAGGCCTTCTCCACCTGCAGCTCCCACCTCATTGTGGTCTCCTTATTCTACTGGACTATTTTTGGTGTttatatttttccaacaaaagGACAAACCCTGAACATTAGTAAAATGATGTCATTACTCTATACTGTATTTACCCCTATGATTAATCCCATTATATACAGTTTAAGAAATAAGGATATTTGGAAAGCCTTACAGTTAACGAAAAAGAAGCTGGGACTGGCAATGAGCGTTGTGGAGTAA